From one Candidatus Sulfotelmatobacter sp. genomic stretch:
- a CDS encoding twin-arginine translocation signal domain-containing protein, protein MSESTRDQKLGMGRRITRRDFLDGVAVGIGALGLPKLPGFAKSPQTDASSRHSSEAVYPPALTGLRGSQPGAFEVAHALRDGTFWDAAGTPIHTSGLRS, encoded by the coding sequence ATGAGTGAAAGTACCCGCGATCAAAAATTGGGCATGGGACGCCGAATCACCCGTCGCGATTTCCTCGACGGGGTTGCGGTAGGCATTGGCGCACTTGGATTGCCCAAGCTGCCCGGTTTCGCCAAGAGCCCTCAGACAGACGCTTCGTCCAGGCATTCGAGCGAAGCCGTTTATCCGCCGGCACTCACTGGACTACGTGGCAGCCAGCCGGGGGCTTTCGAAGTGGCGCATGCTTTGCGCGATGGTACGTTCTGGGACGCCGCTGGAACTCCGATCCACACTTCCGGTCTTAGGTCTTAG
- a CDS encoding sialidase family protein: MAFKSRRFEAGPRTVRISARLILLALFFLALDSFAAAVDPAPGSGFTPPTRIGYHTGDQWEPAIAADGRGHVYVLYPQYGAVPDCPTCTAPSVALVVSNDNGVTWQPSKALEPFPTGQFDPQIVVDPVDRQTVYASWMQNSKRDIVVARSLDFGQSWSYSLAERGREDTDKPVLAVRGADVYVGFNHEERFLVAASHDAGQTFSMVQVNSNPAPGWSLAGGATVDAAGNVYFGWTAYARHEMPTRPVSVYVSSSHDGGRTWGTLLLDVSSAPPDCAAQSCETGFLGPQIALASDAAGAIYALWNAGSVNGGPEHIYFSSSTSAGASWTERTVVSNAANGVEHAFPAIAAGASGDVRVAWMDARATEAGHPNRGLWNTYYRTSTNGGATWNAETRLSGPVPDYDYILPRGFRFPFGDYFGLAIDGDGVTHAVWGEGRDYRSPGSIWYTHGR, translated from the coding sequence GTGGCATTCAAAAGTCGCCGCTTCGAAGCCGGGCCAAGAACTGTGCGCATCTCCGCACGGCTGATTCTATTGGCTTTGTTTTTCTTGGCTTTAGACTCATTCGCTGCGGCAGTAGACCCGGCGCCTGGCTCGGGATTCACGCCACCAACGCGCATCGGCTATCACACCGGCGATCAATGGGAGCCGGCCATTGCCGCCGACGGGCGCGGACACGTGTACGTTCTCTATCCGCAGTACGGAGCGGTTCCGGATTGTCCAACTTGCACGGCGCCCAGCGTTGCCCTGGTCGTCAGCAATGACAATGGCGTGACGTGGCAGCCTTCGAAGGCCCTGGAACCTTTTCCGACCGGGCAGTTCGATCCGCAGATTGTGGTCGATCCGGTGGACCGGCAGACCGTGTATGCGTCGTGGATGCAGAACAGCAAGCGCGACATCGTAGTGGCGCGCTCACTCGACTTCGGCCAGAGCTGGTCCTACTCGCTGGCTGAACGGGGCCGGGAAGACACCGACAAGCCGGTGCTGGCGGTGCGTGGAGCCGATGTGTATGTCGGGTTCAATCATGAAGAGAGATTTCTGGTCGCGGCTTCGCACGATGCCGGGCAGACCTTCAGCATGGTGCAGGTGAATTCCAATCCCGCTCCCGGATGGTCGCTGGCAGGCGGGGCCACCGTCGACGCGGCGGGCAACGTTTATTTCGGCTGGACCGCTTACGCGCGCCATGAAATGCCGACCCGCCCGGTGAGCGTGTATGTCAGCAGCTCGCACGATGGTGGACGCACCTGGGGCACGCTTCTGCTGGATGTTTCGAGCGCGCCTCCGGACTGTGCCGCGCAGAGCTGCGAAACGGGATTCCTAGGTCCGCAGATCGCGTTGGCCTCGGACGCCGCTGGCGCAATCTATGCTCTGTGGAACGCGGGTTCGGTAAACGGCGGGCCAGAGCACATCTACTTCTCTTCTTCGACCAGCGCGGGAGCGAGCTGGACCGAGCGAACCGTTGTATCGAATGCGGCGAATGGAGTGGAGCACGCCTTCCCTGCGATTGCCGCCGGTGCGTCCGGCGACGTTCGCGTGGCCTGGATGGATGCCAGAGCGACGGAGGCAGGCCATCCCAATCGCGGCCTCTGGAACACGTATTATCGAACCTCGACCAACGGCGGTGCGACCTGGAACGCGGAAACGCGGCTCTCCGGGCCCGTCCCGGACTATGACTATATTCTGCCGCGCGGATTTCGCTTTCCTTTCGGAGACTACTTCGGCCTCGCCATCGACGGCGACGGCGTGACCCATGCGGTGTGGGGCGAAGGCCGCGATTACCGCTCTCCTGGCTCGATCTGGTACACTCACGGCCGATAG
- the msrA gene encoding peptide-methionine (S)-S-oxide reductase MsrA produces MEKATFAAGCFWGVEATFRQMPGVISTRVGYTGGQTGNPTYKEVCTDRTGHAEAVEVEFDPAQVSYADLLKVFWENHDPTQVNRQGPDWGSQYRSAIFFYSPEQAKQAQASKEALEKAHRYSKPIATQIVPAVTFFPAEDYHQQYLEKRGLASCHIKA; encoded by the coding sequence ATGGAGAAAGCCACTTTCGCAGCAGGATGTTTCTGGGGAGTCGAAGCCACCTTCCGGCAGATGCCCGGCGTAATTTCAACCCGCGTCGGCTACACCGGAGGCCAGACCGGGAATCCGACATACAAAGAAGTCTGCACCGACCGCACCGGCCACGCCGAAGCGGTGGAAGTTGAGTTCGATCCCGCGCAAGTGAGCTACGCCGATCTGCTCAAAGTTTTCTGGGAGAATCACGATCCCACGCAGGTAAACCGCCAGGGCCCCGATTGGGGATCGCAATACCGCTCCGCGATTTTCTTCTATTCGCCCGAGCAGGCTAAACAGGCGCAGGCCTCGAAAGAGGCGCTCGAAAAGGCTCACCGCTATTCGAAGCCAATCGCCACGCAGATCGTTCCCGCAGTGACTTTTTTCCCGGCGGAAGATTACCACCAGCAATATCTGGAAAAACGCGGCCTGGCCAGTTGCCACATCAAGGCGTAA
- the map gene encoding type I methionyl aminopeptidase, whose amino-acid sequence MSIDGPAELQGMRAAGAVVRAMLTAMKAAVRPGITTLELDDVGGAVMHEQGAQSAPAMVYQFPGVNCISVNEEAVHGIPSQRALQNGDLVKLDVTIEKDGFMADAAITVPVGEVTEEAQRLVDCAERAFAKAMLVARAGFRVSEIGRVVEREVRKSGFSVIRQLAGHGIGRTIHEPPIVPNYHDPKADQILTEGLVITVEPIIAAGSGRSQMASDGWTMVTADRRPSAHYEHTIVITKGAPILLTAA is encoded by the coding sequence ATGTCGATCGACGGGCCGGCAGAATTGCAAGGCATGCGCGCCGCCGGGGCCGTAGTGCGAGCCATGCTGACGGCGATGAAGGCCGCAGTGCGCCCGGGCATTACGACTCTGGAACTGGACGATGTGGGCGGAGCGGTCATGCACGAGCAGGGCGCGCAGTCGGCTCCGGCGATGGTCTATCAGTTTCCCGGAGTCAACTGCATCAGCGTGAATGAGGAGGCGGTTCATGGCATCCCGAGCCAACGCGCGCTGCAGAATGGCGATCTGGTCAAGCTCGACGTAACGATCGAAAAAGATGGGTTCATGGCCGACGCAGCCATTACCGTGCCCGTGGGCGAAGTCACCGAGGAGGCGCAGCGGCTGGTGGACTGCGCGGAACGCGCTTTCGCGAAAGCGATGCTGGTGGCGCGGGCGGGCTTTCGCGTCTCGGAAATTGGACGCGTAGTCGAGCGCGAGGTACGAAAGAGCGGCTTTTCCGTGATTCGCCAGCTCGCCGGCCACGGCATTGGACGCACCATCCACGAGCCGCCGATCGTGCCCAACTATCACGATCCCAAAGCCGACCAAATTCTTACCGAAGGCCTCGTCATAACCGTCGAGCCCATTATCGCCGCCGGATCGGGACGGTCGCAGATGGCTTCCGATGGCTGGACGATGGTCACCGCGGATCGGCGTCCCTCGGCGCATTACGAGCACACGATTGTGATCACCAAGGGCGCGCCGATTCTTCTCACCGCTGCCTGA